One Pangasianodon hypophthalmus isolate fPanHyp1 chromosome 7, fPanHyp1.pri, whole genome shotgun sequence genomic window, gtagttagcatgctaatttaACTAAAGAGTGTTTTCTTGACGGGCATGCTAGGTTTTATCACCTCGGAAATCGTCGTATGCAGTGTTGCTTTCATCGCTAATATTAGTTAGGATGTTCAGTGAACGTTACTTGCTGTGAGAGCTCTGTAGTGTGGTCTAGGCTAACAAGTTAGCTAAGTCGCTAGCTTGTGCAGTTACAGATACAGCTGGTAGGCGAGCTGGATGCTTTGAAAGCCATAGAAGCCCTAAAATTAATATTCTATTAATAAGTcagtttagtactttttttATGCGGGCTTTGCTAAATATGACATTGTGTACTGTGTGCAACCCATGCATGCTGTGTTTTATGCAGCTCTATTGCACTCAAAAGCACTGAGTTCTTAAAATAAGAACTTTAAATTGTCTGTAATGTTTCTAGTATTTTAGTAAATCATGTTCTTACTATAGCCCATCTTTAAAAAGGGCTATGAATTATAACAACTCCCACAACCATTTTTCAATCTGCTACATGCAAACTTTATAATgaagctttttttcttcttctcagttTTCATAGTTGACTATGGCGGAGGCAGACAGACCTGGAAAGCTTTTCATAGGTGGCTTGAACACTGAAACTACAGAGAAAGCTCTTGAAAGCTATTTCAGCAAATTCGGCCGGATATCTGAAGGTAATTATTGAAATTAAGAACAGATAACGCATGATTTCAAAGTGAAACAAGCCGCTGTACATTTAGTCAAGACTTTTAGTAATTACTAAGTAGTGTTGATGAGAGAGTAACAGAAGcagtaaaagtatttttaatctGACATTGCTGTAATGTTGATTCCGAGTTGGTGTCTGATGTTATTGTACAAAATGAAACTGTTGATTTAGAAAGGGACATGATACAGAGCTGGCTGTTGAATTTACTTTTGTACTTGGGCATCATAGACATTGTCTAGTAGGTGCCTTGCAAGCTGTGATGAAcaattttggaattgatccacaaaatgaaaataattaaatcaatacCTCTGAGAAGTTCTGAGCTTGCATAAATGTAGTTGCTGTCATGTTGAAATGTAAATGGTTTGCGCTAAcactttttgcacttttttctcCCCCCTTAACAGTTCTGTTGATGAAGGATCGTGAGACCAATAAGTCCAGAGGGTTTGCTTTTGTGACTTATGAGAATCCTGGTGATGCAAAAGATGCTGTGAGGGAAATGAATGGAAAGGTAAGATCCAGTTAAATTGTGGTAGTAAGCTGTGATGATGCTTTGTGGCAATGATCAGTTTGAACTGATTTAGCCCAACCGTCCTCTAAGAAGTACTGAGCTTACTTATGTGCAttatatctatttttattttatctacaaATCCTTGTTTTAGCCTATAAATACTTACAGTAAATCTTTGCTTTTCCAAGGCCCTGGATGGTAAACCCATCAAAGTAGAGCAGGCCACAAAGCCTCAGTTTGAGTCGTCTGGCCGCCGAGGCCCTTCATCAATGCATCCACGCAGTCGTGGTTCTCCTCGAGGGCCACGTGGGTCTAGAGGGGGTCCCAGTGGAATGCGGGGACCACCGAGCAGAGGTATTAAACAAAAGAATCCATGGCTTTCCCTTTATTTTTGCAATTCATAACGTTTGGGCTATgatgattttgtttcatttgatcCATTGGAGCTGATTTTTCACTTGTTCTCTAAGAAGTACTGAGCCTATAGTGTATATAAAGTCTGTTTGTTGGTCTGCAAAGTACTGTGATAACGTAGAGATTGTAGAACCTTTCTTTAAAGGGATGTCGTCCAGAGGTCCCCCACCAAAAAGAGGACCACCAATGCGCAACGGAGGACCACCACCAAAGAGACCAGCACCTTCTGGGCCAATGGGCAGACGTAAGcaattgatttaatttttttttttttttttttttttttgtatatcagTTCTAATTTTTAACCCTTAAATTTGTTTTACAGCCCCAATGTCTAGGGATCGGGATCCTTATGGTCCCCCTCCTCCTCGCCGAGATTCTCTTATGTCAAGGAGGGATGACTACCCATCACCACGTGATGATCACTACAGTGTCAAAGACAGGTAATTCACATAAATGAACTATAATTGAATAACTTCATCTCCATCTTGGTGTATCTCACAATCCATGCTATTATAGTTATTCTAGCCGGGACTACATGAGCTCAAGAGACAGCCGGGACTATGGGCCTCCCCCACGTGATTATTCATACCGTGACTATCCGTCACAGTCCAGTTCCAGAGATGATTATGGTTCAGTGTCTCGAAGCTACAGgtataaaatgtttcttttccaCTTGTACCTTTTTGTGAGACATTTTGTGAGACAAGTCTTGAATGACTTTTTCCCTTTCTGCTTGTAGTGATCGTGACGGTTATGGGGGAGGTCGTGAGCCTAGAGGCTATATGGAGCGAACAAGTGGAGGCTCCTACAGAGAACCTTATGATGGTTACGGTAAGATTCCAAACTTTAGTGTTCTAGAAAAGAGCTTAAGGATGTACCCAAACAGCGCTGTGTGCTCCTGGGACAAGACGGCCTCATGTCAATCCAAATAGTCAAGGGTACCTTCAGAGCTTCCTTCCAACTAAAGTCGTACAATTTCAGAATCACACTCAACAAGAAATCCCTCATAAGAAATTTCCTCCTCCTTTGAGCCTTTCCAAGAGCCCAGTCTAAATCAAACGAGAAGCAAAGTGGTCAAACTACAGTGTATCCTCTTGACCTTATTCCTAAAGGAAACCAGTTGAACCAATATGTTAACTTGGTTTAGTTCATAAATCCAGAGCTCCAGATTCATTCACATTTAAATCATGGAACACTTGAGAGTGCTAATGGCCCTGATCTGTAAATCATTCATACCAGCCATGAGGAATATATTTAGGACAGTGGGCACTTGACAACTTGCACAAAAAATGTCTGTGAATTTTGCCAATTACATGACCCGTTGACCCTGCAGGTAACTCACGCAGTGCCCCACCTTCAAGGGGCCCCCCTCCATCCTACGGTGGGAGTGGTGGAGGCAGTCGCTATGACGACTATGGCAGCAGTTCCAGGGATGGCTATGGCAGTCGCGACAGTTACGCCAGCGGTCGGAGTGAGTCATACTCTGCTAGCCGCGCCGAGCGCCCGGCCAGGCAAGACCTCGAGAGAGGCTACCCTCCTCGCCAATACAGCAGCTCAAGTCGAGGCGCACCTCGGGGGCGTGGAGCTAATCGAGCAGATAGAGGAATGAACCGAAGTCGGTACTGAAATGGACTCTGTGCTGGAAAAGGGTTAGGTCACACTGTCAGACAACGGAGAGGCAAAATTTTTAACTTCTAGATGAACTTTAAGCTTCGGTTTCAATCTGTACGCAACCTTGTCAAGTTTTTTCCTGAGTGTTACAGTTTGTTTCTTTCCCCCTGCCCATCTCTCGTTTAATAGTACTGTTGCCAATTTAAGTGATGAGTGTTTAGTTTTGTGCCGTAGTGATGTTAAAAAACCTGCAATGCCCAAGagtattgtttttcatttatcaataaaaatttttatCAAAAGATTCATGCCCCACTCCTGTTCAAAG contains:
- the rbmx gene encoding RNA-binding motif protein, X chromosome; translated protein: MAEADRPGKLFIGGLNTETTEKALESYFSKFGRISEVLLMKDRETNKSRGFAFVTYENPGDAKDAVREMNGKALDGKPIKVEQATKPQFESSGRRGPSSMHPRSRGSPRGPRGSRGGPSGMRGPPSREPFFKGMSSRGPPPKRGPPMRNGGPPPKRPAPSGPMGRPPMSRDRDPYGPPPPRRDSLMSRRDDYPSPRDDHYSVKDSYSSRDYMSSRDSRDYGPPPRDYSYRDYPSQSSSRDDYGSVSRSYSDRDGYGGGREPRGYMERTSGGSYREPYDGYGNSRSAPPSRGPPPSYGGSGGGSRYDDYGSSSRDGYGSRDSYASGRSESYSASRAERPARQDLERGYPPRQYSSSSRGAPRGRGANRADRGMNRSRY